Proteins from one Alysiella filiformis genomic window:
- a CDS encoding Yip1 family protein, translating to MVSKNLSRSNKQPETQSPFHKIQKHRFENMNTHNNSSNISPKNRPHKRTVRNDDPQLAHQDWLKLLLIGLTLGSFGAAMVLPFQDGVLGWYAIITWLGHPSVVGFWFFPVATLWFMRVFSTLHRTKLPILKALLAFVLMIIALIALRGSDFHSNIGVGVFFWLVSGYLLFATTIRMRYPEGGLKFASAGIVLSLACVIWAQHANSHRKIHAVWHTADAIVGSSDDDGQNSEWGAVQPPANGSGTPTKGNQHATIAQPLLNIPFTQSSQIAVKRDFDLHNPWAQPNASVSCETALKRNYPVLLPPRFLEDKYEWLNFHHGDHICNNLMYVGTPNGRTADFNYTIKQDQRSNIYLILSDKKEQVLFNETFPMSREDNGLSNKDYIQKLNSVFVRLVDDNTIPMLDNEYTLTKAPTPTEPDILNKGCEMKSLNRPNLYQWGTGRVDFRGQSVEKINTFCSKTHVAMTHLSHDDTQAGDVFENVLHVKLFRSKDLRPVECGAVGIALSKQQAVQIFTGELKVEQLHFTPENGTGCLKAGVKLSDGSSL from the coding sequence GTGGTAAGCAAAAATTTGTCGCGCAGTAACAAGCAGCCTGAAACCCAATCCCCATTCCATAAAATACAAAAACACCGTTTTGAAAATATGAACACACACAACAATTCCAGCAACATCAGCCCCAAAAATCGCCCCCACAAACGCACCGTTCGCAATGACGACCCCCAACTTGCCCACCAAGATTGGCTCAAACTGCTGCTCATCGGCTTAACCTTGGGCAGTTTTGGTGCCGCCATGGTGTTGCCCTTTCAAGACGGCGTATTGGGCTGGTATGCCATCATCACATGGTTGGGACACCCCAGCGTGGTGGGTTTTTGGTTTTTTCCAGTGGCAACCTTGTGGTTTATGCGCGTGTTCAGCACCCTACATCGCACCAAATTGCCCATACTCAAAGCCTTATTGGCATTTGTTTTGATGATAATTGCCTTGATTGCCCTACGCGGCAGCGATTTTCACAGCAACATTGGCGTGGGCGTGTTTTTTTGGTTGGTATCGGGCTATTTGCTGTTTGCCACCACAATCCGAATGCGCTACCCCGAAGGCGGCTTAAAATTTGCCAGCGCAGGCATTGTATTGAGTTTGGCTTGCGTGATTTGGGCGCAACACGCCAATTCACACCGCAAAATCCACGCCGTGTGGCACACCGCCGATGCCATTGTCGGCAGCAGCGATGACGATGGACAAAATTCCGAATGGGGCGCGGTGCAACCCCCAGCAAATGGCAGTGGCACCCCCACCAAAGGCAACCAACACGCCACCATTGCCCAGCCCTTGCTGAATATCCCCTTTACCCAAAGCAGCCAAATTGCCGTCAAACGCGATTTTGACTTGCACAACCCTTGGGCGCAACCCAATGCCAGCGTCAGTTGCGAAACCGCGCTCAAACGCAATTATCCCGTGCTGTTGCCGCCGCGTTTTTTGGAAGACAAATACGAGTGGCTCAATTTTCATCATGGCGACCACATTTGCAATAATTTGATGTATGTCGGCACACCCAATGGGCGCACGGCAGATTTTAACTACACCATCAAACAAGACCAACGCAGCAACATCTATTTGATTTTAAGCGATAAAAAAGAACAGGTTTTGTTCAACGAAACCTTCCCCATGAGCCGTGAAGACAATGGTTTGAGCAACAAAGACTACATTCAAAAATTAAACAGCGTGTTTGTGCGCTTGGTTGATGACAACACCATTCCCATGCTGGACAATGAATACACCCTAACCAAAGCCCCCACGCCCACCGAACCCGATATTTTAAACAAAGGCTGTGAAATGAAATCGCTCAATCGCCCCAATTTGTATCAATGGGGAACGGGGCGCGTGGATTTTCGCGGTCAATCGGTTGAAAAGATTAACACTTTCTGCTCCAAAACCCACGTTGCCATGACACACTTGTCGCATGACGACACCCAAGCTGGCGATGTGTTTGAAAATGTGCTGCACGTTAAACTGTTCCGCAGCAAAGATTTGCGCCCCGTAGAATGCGGCGCGGTGGGCATTGCGTTGAGCAAACAACAAGCCGTGCAAATTTTTACAGGCGAATTGAAAGTGGAACAACTGCATTTTACCCCCGAAAACGGTACAGGCTGCCTGAAAGCAGGCGTGAAATTGAGCGATGGCAGCAGTTTGTAA
- the argJ gene encoding bifunctional glutamate N-acetyltransferase/amino-acid acetyltransferase ArgJ has translation MAVNLVAKTPEQLIPIDGVQIYLAQAGIKKPNHNDLTLMVFNADCQVGAVFTQNQFCAAPVHIAKKHLYDADGVRALIINTGNANAGTGSQGREHAMLMCAAAAAQVGCKPSQVLPFSTGVILEPLPIDQIQAALPKMKPSDWANAAHAIMTTDTVAKSASKSGLIGNNHFVHATGIAKGAGMICPNMATMLGFIATDAKVSQPILQRLTEEVADASFNNITVDGDTSTNDSFVIVATGRCQQNEIDNIADPRYAQLRDLLTEVALELAQAIVRDGEGASKFITIQVNQAASRDDARNIAYAIAHSPLVKTAFSASDPNLGRILAAIGYAKAQLNIDKVDVYLGDVLVAQNGTRAASYTEEQGQRVMNEAEITVRVNLNSGSENATVYTCDLTKEYVAINADYRS, from the coding sequence ATGGCTGTGAATCTTGTCGCCAAAACCCCCGAGCAACTCATTCCCATTGACGGTGTGCAAATTTACCTTGCCCAAGCGGGCATTAAAAAGCCCAATCACAATGATTTGACCTTAATGGTGTTCAATGCCGATTGCCAAGTGGGGGCGGTTTTCACGCAAAATCAATTTTGTGCTGCGCCTGTGCACATTGCCAAAAAGCATTTGTATGATGCCGATGGCGTGCGCGCACTCATCATCAACACGGGCAATGCCAACGCTGGCACAGGCAGCCAAGGGCGCGAACACGCCATGTTGATGTGTGCCGCCGCCGCCGCGCAAGTGGGTTGCAAACCCAGCCAAGTGTTGCCCTTTTCCACGGGCGTGATTTTGGAACCTTTGCCGATTGACCAAATTCAGGCAGCCTTGCCCAAAATGAAACCGAGCGATTGGGCAAATGCCGCCCACGCCATCATGACCACCGACACCGTTGCCAAATCCGCCAGCAAAAGCGGTTTGATTGGCAACAATCATTTTGTTCACGCCACAGGCATTGCCAAAGGTGCAGGCATGATTTGTCCAAATATGGCGACCATGCTGGGTTTCATCGCCACCGATGCGAAAGTTTCACAGCCCATTTTGCAACGCTTAACCGAAGAAGTGGCAGACGCATCGTTCAACAACATCACCGTAGATGGCGACACCAGCACCAACGACAGTTTCGTGATTGTGGCAACAGGTCGCTGCCAACAAAATGAAATTGACAACATTGCCGACCCTCGCTATGCCCAGTTGCGCGATTTGCTCACCGAAGTGGCATTGGAATTGGCACAAGCCATTGTGCGTGATGGCGAAGGCGCAAGCAAATTCATCACCATTCAAGTCAATCAAGCCGCCAGCCGCGATGATGCGCGTAACATTGCCTATGCCATTGCCCATTCGCCACTTGTGAAAACCGCCTTTTCAGCCAGCGACCCCAATTTAGGGCGCATTTTGGCGGCAATCGGCTATGCCAAAGCGCAGTTGAACATTGATAAAGTGGACGTTTATTTGGGCGATGTGTTGGTGGCACAAAACGGCACACGCGCCGCCAGCTACACCGAAGAGCAAGGTCAGCGCGTGATGAATGAAGCCGAAATCACCGTGCGCGTGAATTTAAATTCAGGCAGCGAAAACGCCACCGTGTACACCTGTGATTTGACCAAAGAATATGTGGCGATTAACGCCGATTATCGCAGTTAG
- the gcvP gene encoding aminomethyl-transferring glycine dehydrogenase encodes MNFNDLFNHSEFASRHISFGDQAALLAELGEESMDSFINNTVPQSVRMPQTELGLPDGMTEADALAKLKHIAQKNQIFKSYIGLGYYPTRLPNVILRNVLENPSWYTAYTPYQAEIAQGRLQALLNFQQMCIDLSGHELAGASLLDEATAAAEAMAMAKRVSKSKSNQFFVDERIYPQTLDVIQTRAEYFGFEIVVGDFQAAAQGEYFGAIFQYVGKDGDVVDLTDIIAAVKAKGAVVAVAADVMSLVLLKSPASMGADMALGNTQRFGVPMGFGGPHAAYFTFKDADKRSAPGRIIGVSQDASGKPALRMALQTREQHIRREKANSNICTSQVLLANLAGMYAVYHGETGVKRIANRIHALASAFANALEQHSGSLKIVHKVFFDTVAVDCGNADTAQHIYQNALQNGYNIRRASDTVLTVAFHEESSLEDLGVLYMAFTGETSVSVPAEAPSRLPETLLRQDRILQHPVFQKYHTEHEMLRYLKKLEDRDLAMNRSMISLGSCTMKLNATAEMLPVTWAEFAHIHPFAPSEQTQGYLEMIGQLQDQLKAITGFDAIAIQPNSGAQGEYTGLLAIRRFHKANGQPNRDVCLIPKSAHGTNPATAQMLGMKVVAVDTDELGNVNIADLRAKAEQHRENLGALMITYPSTHGVYEEGIREICQIIHDNGGQVYMDGANMNAQVGIMQPAEVGADVLHMNLHKTFCIPHGGGGPGMGPIGLKAHLAPFAPNHVVNPVVGASAGMSAVSAAPYGSASILPITWTYITMMGKRGLRQATEFALLNANYMAKKLAEDYPILYTGKNGRVAHECIVDLRPLKAESGITEVDIAKRLMDYGFHAPTMSFPVAGTLMIEPTESESKAELDRFIAAMKQIKQEALKVQNGEWAKDDNPLVNAPHTAEEIAGEWQHAYSRETAVYPLAYIREHKFFPSVKRVDDVFGDRNLVCSCPPMSEYED; translated from the coding sequence ATGAATTTCAACGATTTATTCAATCACAGCGAATTTGCTTCGCGCCACATCAGCTTTGGCGACCAAGCCGCATTATTGGCGGAATTGGGCGAAGAAAGCATGGACAGTTTCATCAACAACACCGTGCCACAAAGCGTGCGCATGCCCCAAACCGAATTGGGCTTGCCCGATGGCATGACCGAAGCCGATGCCTTGGCAAAACTGAAACACATCGCACAAAAAAACCAAATCTTCAAATCTTACATTGGCTTGGGCTACTACCCCACCCGTTTGCCCAATGTGATTTTGCGCAATGTGTTGGAAAACCCATCTTGGTACACCGCCTACACGCCCTATCAAGCCGAAATCGCGCAAGGTCGCTTGCAAGCCCTGCTCAATTTCCAACAAATGTGCATTGATTTGAGCGGACACGAATTGGCTGGCGCGTCATTGTTGGACGAAGCCACCGCCGCCGCCGAAGCCATGGCAATGGCAAAACGCGTGAGCAAATCCAAATCCAATCAATTTTTTGTGGACGAACGCATTTATCCACAAACTTTGGACGTGATTCAAACCCGTGCCGAATATTTTGGCTTTGAAATTGTGGTGGGCGATTTTCAGGCAGCCGCGCAAGGCGAATATTTTGGCGCGATTTTCCAATACGTTGGCAAAGATGGCGATGTTGTTGATTTAACAGACATTATCGCTGCCGTGAAAGCCAAAGGTGCGGTTGTGGCAGTGGCTGCCGATGTGATGAGCTTGGTGTTGTTGAAATCGCCAGCCAGCATGGGCGCAGACATGGCTTTGGGCAACACGCAACGTTTTGGCGTACCCATGGGCTTTGGGGGTCCCCACGCCGCCTATTTCACGTTTAAAGATGCCGACAAACGCTCTGCACCAGGTCGCATTATTGGCGTGTCGCAAGACGCATCGGGCAAACCCGCTTTGCGTATGGCTTTGCAAACGCGCGAACAACACATTCGCCGCGAAAAAGCCAATTCCAATATTTGTACATCGCAAGTTTTGTTGGCAAACTTGGCGGGCATGTATGCCGTGTATCATGGCGAAACAGGCGTCAAACGCATTGCCAACCGCATTCACGCCTTGGCGAGCGCGTTTGCCAATGCGCTGGAACAGCATTCAGGCAGCCTGAAAATCGTCCACAAGGTGTTTTTTGATACCGTTGCGGTGGATTGCGGCAATGCCGACACCGCCCAACACATCTACCAAAACGCCCTGCAAAATGGCTACAACATTCGCCGCGCCAGCGACACCGTTTTAACCGTTGCCTTCCACGAAGAAAGCAGTTTGGAAGATTTGGGCGTGTTGTACATGGCGTTTACAGGCGAAACCAGCGTCAGCGTTCCAGCCGAAGCCCCCAGCCGCCTGCCTGAAACCCTGTTGCGCCAAGACCGCATTTTGCAACACCCCGTGTTCCAAAAATACCATACCGAACACGAAATGTTGCGCTATTTGAAAAAACTGGAAGACCGCGATTTGGCAATGAACCGCAGCATGATTTCATTGGGTTCTTGCACCATGAAATTGAATGCGACCGCCGAAATGCTGCCTGTAACATGGGCAGAATTTGCCCACATTCACCCCTTTGCGCCCAGCGAACAAACGCAAGGCTATTTGGAAATGATTGGGCAATTACAAGACCAATTAAAAGCCATCACAGGTTTTGACGCGATTGCCATTCAACCCAATTCAGGCGCACAAGGCGAATACACAGGCTTGTTGGCGATTCGCCGTTTCCACAAAGCCAACGGTCAGCCCAACCGCGATGTGTGTTTGATTCCCAAATCCGCGCACGGCACCAATCCCGCCACCGCACAAATGTTGGGCATGAAAGTCGTGGCGGTGGACACAGACGAATTGGGCAACGTCAATATTGCCGATTTACGCGCCAAAGCCGAACAACATCGCGAAAACTTGGGCGCATTGATGATTACTTATCCGTCCACGCATGGTGTGTATGAAGAAGGCATTCGCGAAATTTGCCAAATCATTCACGACAATGGCGGTCAAGTGTACATGGACGGTGCCAACATGAACGCACAAGTGGGCATCATGCAGCCAGCCGAAGTGGGCGCAGACGTGTTGCACATGAATTTGCACAAAACTTTCTGTATCCCACACGGTGGCGGTGGGCCGGGCATGGGTCCTATCGGCTTGAAAGCGCATTTAGCCCCCTTTGCGCCCAACCATGTTGTGAATCCTGTTGTGGGTGCAAGCGCAGGCATGAGCGCGGTATCTGCCGCACCTTATGGTTCAGCCAGCATTTTGCCGATTACTTGGACATACATCACCATGATGGGCAAACGCGGTTTGCGTCAAGCCACCGAATTTGCCTTGCTCAACGCCAACTACATGGCAAAAAAATTGGCAGAAGACTACCCCATTTTGTACACAGGCAAAAACGGTCGCGTGGCACACGAGTGCATTGTGGACTTGCGCCCCTTAAAAGCCGAAAGCGGCATCACCGAAGTGGACATCGCCAAACGTTTGATGGACTATGGTTTCCACGCGCCCACCATGTCTTTCCCCGTGGCAGGCACTTTGATGATTGAGCCAACCGAGTCCGAAAGCAAAGCCGAACTTGACCGCTTTATCGCCGCCATGAAACAAATCAAACAAGAAGCCCTGAAAGTCCAAAATGGCGAATGGGCAAAAGACGATAACCCATTGGTCAATGCCCCCCACACCGCCGAAGAAATCGCTGGCGAATGGCAACACGCATACAGCCGCGAAACGGCCGTGTACCCATTGGCATACATTCGTGAACACAAATTCTTCCCCAGCGTGAAGCGCGTGGACGATGTGTTTGGCGACCGCAATTTGGTGTGTTCTTGCCCACCAATGAGCGAGTATGAAGACTAA
- the lpdA gene encoding dihydrolipoyl dehydrogenase, with amino-acid sequence MSQFDVVVIGAGPGGYVAAIRAAQLGFKTACIDAGVNKAGNAPALGGTCLNVGCIPSKALLQSSEHFHAAQHDFAEHGISVSGVQFDAAKMIERKDAIVTKLTGGIKFLFQKNKVESFFGYGSFKGKNGDLWQIDINSAEGVQTIETKHVIVATGSVPRPLPLVQIDNVNVLDNEGALNLTQMPAKLGVIGSGVIGLEMGSVWKRVGADVTILEAAPTFMAAADQQIAKEAFKYFTKEQGLNIELGVKIQEINNVSNGVTVTYEVNGETRTDLYDKLIIAIGRIPNTKGLQPENVGLAVDERGFVVVNENCQTNLPNVWAIGDVVRGPMLAHKASDEGVAVAERIAGQKPHLDFNTIPWVIYTDPEIAWVGKTEEQLKAEGIEYKKGTSGFGANGRALGLGKAKGTVKVLACAKTDRILGVHMIGPMVSELVAEAVAAMEFKASSEDIARIVHAHPTLSEVLHEAALAADKRALHG; translated from the coding sequence ATGTCTCAATTTGACGTAGTGGTCATTGGTGCAGGTCCAGGTGGTTATGTGGCAGCAATTCGCGCCGCGCAACTGGGTTTCAAAACCGCGTGTATTGACGCAGGCGTAAACAAAGCAGGCAACGCCCCCGCATTGGGCGGCACCTGCCTGAATGTGGGTTGCATTCCGTCCAAAGCCCTGTTGCAATCATCAGAGCATTTTCACGCGGCGCAACACGATTTTGCCGAACACGGCATCAGCGTAAGCGGCGTACAATTTGACGCAGCCAAAATGATTGAACGCAAAGACGCGATTGTTACCAAATTAACAGGAGGCATCAAATTCCTGTTTCAAAAAAACAAAGTGGAAAGTTTTTTTGGATACGGCTCGTTCAAAGGCAAAAATGGCGATTTGTGGCAAATTGACATCAATTCCGCCGAAGGCGTTCAAACCATTGAAACCAAACACGTTATTGTGGCAACAGGCTCTGTGCCACGCCCCCTGCCCTTGGTGCAAATTGACAATGTGAACGTGTTGGACAACGAAGGCGCATTGAATTTAACCCAAATGCCAGCCAAATTGGGCGTAATCGGCTCTGGCGTGATTGGTTTGGAAATGGGTTCGGTGTGGAAACGCGTTGGCGCAGACGTAACCATTTTGGAAGCCGCCCCCACATTCATGGCAGCCGCCGACCAGCAAATCGCCAAAGAAGCCTTCAAATACTTTACCAAAGAACAAGGCTTGAACATTGAATTGGGCGTGAAAATTCAAGAAATCAACAATGTGTCCAACGGCGTAACCGTAACCTACGAAGTCAATGGCGAAACACGCACCGATTTGTACGACAAACTGATTATTGCCATCGGTCGCATTCCCAACACCAAAGGTTTGCAGCCTGAAAACGTGGGCTTGGCGGTGGACGAACGCGGCTTTGTGGTTGTGAACGAAAATTGCCAAACCAACTTGCCCAATGTGTGGGCGATTGGCGATGTGGTACGCGGCCCCATGCTCGCGCACAAAGCCAGCGATGAAGGCGTGGCGGTTGCCGAACGCATTGCAGGTCAAAAACCCCATTTGGATTTCAACACCATTCCTTGGGTGATTTACACCGACCCCGAAATCGCATGGGTGGGCAAAACCGAAGAGCAACTCAAAGCCGAAGGCATTGAATACAAAAAAGGCACATCAGGCTTTGGGGCAAACGGTCGCGCATTGGGCTTGGGCAAAGCCAAAGGCACAGTGAAGGTGCTGGCTTGCGCCAAAACCGACCGCATTTTGGGCGTACACATGATTGGTCCAATGGTCAGCGAGTTGGTTGCCGAAGCGGTTGCCGCCATGGAATTTAAAGCCAGCAGCGAAGACATTGCGCGTATTGTTCACGCACACCCCACTTTGTCGGAAGTGTTGCACGAAGCGGCTTTGGCGGCAGACAAACGTGCTTTGCATGGCTAA
- the gcvT gene encoding glycine cleavage system aminomethyltransferase GcvT yields the protein MSAPKTTPFHQAHKDAGGKLVDFAGWELPVNYGSQIQEHEAVRTDAGMFDVSHMLISDITGEQAKAWLQKLLANDVAKLSFVGKALYTAMLNDNGGVIDDLIVYRANEAETAYRIVSNAATREKDMAQFTKIGAAFGIEIKPRHDLCMLAVQGPKAIDKLLQLKPEWAEQVRALKPFQGVDLGDNWFVARTGYTGEDGVEVMLPENHANEFFKQLQSVGVQPCGLGARDTLRMEAGMNLYGHDMDDDTSPLQAGMGWTVDLKDESRDFVGKAPLVALKNQGVDVKQVGLLLETRGVLREGMEVVTPHGTGVITSGTFSPSLKQSIAIARVPVATENSAQVDIRGTLTDVRVLKLPFVRNGQKQFD from the coding sequence ATGTCTGCCCCCAAAACCACCCCCTTTCATCAAGCCCACAAAGACGCTGGCGGCAAATTGGTTGATTTCGCTGGCTGGGAATTGCCTGTTAATTACGGCTCTCAAATTCAAGAACACGAAGCCGTGCGTACCGATGCGGGCATGTTTGACGTGTCGCATATGCTCATTTCTGACATCACGGGCGAACAAGCCAAAGCGTGGTTGCAAAAATTATTGGCAAACGATGTGGCAAAATTGTCGTTTGTCGGCAAAGCCTTATACACCGCCATGCTCAACGACAACGGTGGGGTCATTGATGATTTAATCGTGTATCGCGCCAATGAGGCGGAAACGGCTTATCGCATTGTTTCTAATGCTGCCACGCGCGAAAAGGATATGGCGCAATTTACCAAAATTGGTGCAGCATTTGGCATTGAAATCAAGCCTCGCCATGATTTGTGCATGCTCGCGGTGCAAGGTCCCAAGGCGATTGATAAATTGTTGCAACTGAAACCCGAATGGGCGGAGCAAGTTCGTGCGTTGAAACCGTTTCAGGGCGTGGATTTGGGCGATAATTGGTTTGTGGCGCGTACGGGCTACACGGGCGAAGACGGTGTGGAAGTGATGTTGCCTGAAAATCACGCCAATGAATTTTTCAAACAATTACAATCGGTTGGTGTGCAACCTTGCGGCTTGGGTGCGCGTGATACTTTGCGTATGGAAGCAGGCATGAATTTGTATGGACACGACATGGACGATGACACCAGCCCCTTGCAAGCTGGCATGGGCTGGACGGTGGATTTGAAAGATGAAAGCCGCGATTTTGTGGGCAAAGCACCGCTTGTTGCGTTGAAAAATCAAGGTGTTGATGTGAAACAAGTGGGCTTGTTGCTGGAAACACGCGGTGTGTTGCGCGAAGGCATGGAAGTGGTTACGCCACATGGCACTGGTGTGATTACCAGTGGCACATTCTCGCCCAGCTTGAAACAGTCTATTGCGATTGCGCGTGTGCCTGTTGCCACCGAAAATTCGGCGCAGGTGGACATTCGCGGCACTTTAACCGATGTGCGCGTGTTGAAATTGCCTTTTGTTCGCAATGGGCAAAAGCAGTTTGATTGA
- a CDS encoding MFS transporter — protein sequence MNPRLSPALLLTIGLISITAFVQVYSVQAILPVLMGDLRASEVQAGWAVGATILSIALLSPFIGLLSDAWGRKRLIASALFLLAIPTLALAWVNQIETMIALRFLQGLAVPACTVVLIAYIGEEFSGSQMAKLMSWYVSGTVLGGFLGRFVVGHVDAWLSWRWGFALLAGLCVLSGACVWRYLPESRHFVANTHIQAGLNTLRSHLHNKRLLAACVLGACVLFSLVGCFTYVNLHLAAEPYRLNSGQLANIFTVYLIGMVITPLSARLIARLGNRHTIVLAMSLSALGVIGSLQSPLWAIMVALILMSSGVFVTQSATISYIASRIQTGRSLATGLYYMAYYGGGTVGAWLCGWAYQYGSWQAVVATLLGIQLLGMATAWWGMAESRS from the coding sequence ATGAATCCACGCCTATCCCCTGCCCTGTTATTGACGATTGGTTTAATCAGCATTACGGCTTTTGTGCAAGTGTATTCGGTGCAAGCGATTTTGCCCGTGCTGATGGGCGATTTGCGCGCCAGCGAAGTTCAAGCAGGCTGGGCGGTGGGCGCGACCATTTTGAGCATTGCGCTGTTGTCGCCTTTTATCGGTTTGCTGTCGGACGCTTGGGGGCGCAAACGTTTAATTGCCAGTGCTTTGTTTTTATTGGCAATACCCACTTTGGCTTTGGCATGGGTCAATCAAATTGAAACGATGATTGCCTTGCGTTTTTTGCAAGGTTTGGCGGTGCCTGCCTGTACGGTGGTGTTGATTGCCTATATTGGCGAAGAATTTTCAGGCAGCCAAATGGCAAAATTGATGTCGTGGTATGTGTCAGGCACGGTGTTGGGGGGATTTTTGGGGCGATTTGTGGTGGGGCATGTGGACGCATGGTTGAGTTGGCGATGGGGATTTGCCCTATTGGCAGGATTGTGCGTATTGAGCGGCGCGTGTGTGTGGCGATATTTGCCCGAATCGCGCCATTTTGTTGCCAACACCCACATTCAGGCAGGCTTAAACACCCTACGCAGTCATTTGCACAACAAACGTTTATTGGCAGCGTGTGTGTTGGGGGCGTGTGTGTTGTTTTCGCTGGTGGGTTGTTTTACTTATGTGAATTTGCATTTGGCAGCCGAACCGTATCGGCTCAACAGTGGGCAACTTGCCAATATTTTTACCGTTTATTTAATCGGCATGGTGATTACGCCCTTGTCGGCGCGTTTGATTGCGCGTTTGGGCAACCGCCACACCATTGTTTTGGCGATGAGTCTTTCCGCATTGGGCGTGATAGGCAGCCTGCAATCGCCGCTTTGGGCGATTATGGTGGCGTTGATTTTGATGTCATCGGGGGTGTTTGTAACCCAATCTGCCACCATCAGCTACATTGCCAGCCGCATTCAAACAGGGCGTTCATTGGCAACGGGTTTGTATTATATGGCATATTATGGCGGTGGCACGGTGGGCGCGTGGTTGTGCGGCTGGGCGTATCAATACGGCTCGTGGCAGGCTGTGGTGGCAACCCTGTTGGGCATACAATTATTAGGCATGGCAACGGCATGGTGGGGCATGGCGGAATCAAGGTCTTAA
- the gcvH gene encoding glycine cleavage system protein GcvH, whose amino-acid sequence MSNIPADLKYVASHEWLRPESDGTVTVGITHHAQELLGDIVFVELPEIGANLAADDQAGVVESVKAASDVYAPIAGEVVAINEDLVNAPETANSDPYGAAWFFKIKPANPADLDGLLNAEQYAAEIG is encoded by the coding sequence ATGAGCAATATCCCAGCCGATTTGAAATACGTTGCCAGCCACGAATGGTTGCGCCCTGAATCTGACGGCACCGTTACCGTAGGCATTACCCACCACGCGCAAGAATTGTTGGGCGACATTGTGTTTGTAGAATTGCCCGAAATTGGCGCAAACTTGGCAGCAGACGACCAAGCGGGTGTGGTGGAATCGGTCAAAGCCGCTTCTGACGTGTACGCGCCCATTGCTGGCGAAGTGGTAGCCATTAACGAAGATTTGGTCAATGCCCCTGAAACCGCCAATTCCGACCCTTATGGCGCGGCATGGTTTTTCAAAATCAAACCTGCCAATCCTGCCGATTTGGACGGCTTGTTGAACGCAGAACAATACGCTGCTGAAATCGGTTAA
- a CDS encoding arylesterase codes for MLNRRQFLCHIGALTLLAACGGNSKKYAKLGSGSTVLALGDSLTAGYGASKGADYPNQLAQITGWNVVNGGISGDTCEQALSRLPNLMAQHNPKLVLVSIGGNDFLRKLPESTTRNNITQIIKHIQAAKVPVVLVAIPYFTAGALIGMVSEHELYDDLAKQHQIPLLKGVWADVLGDKSMKSDQIHGNDAGYRYFAEKMADFLKKQGLR; via the coding sequence ATGTTAAACAGACGACAATTTTTATGCCACATCGGTGCATTGACCCTTTTAGCCGCCTGCGGTGGCAACAGCAAAAAATACGCCAAATTGGGTTCAGGCAGCACGGTTTTGGCTTTGGGCGATTCGCTCACAGCAGGCTATGGCGCAAGCAAAGGCGCGGACTATCCCAATCAACTGGCACAAATCACGGGCTGGAATGTGGTCAATGGCGGCATTTCGGGCGACACCTGCGAACAAGCCTTGTCGCGTTTGCCCAATTTGATGGCGCAACACAATCCCAAATTGGTGCTGGTGAGCATTGGCGGCAACGATTTTTTGCGTAAGCTGCCTGAAAGCACAACACGCAACAACATCACACAAATCATCAAGCACATTCAGGCAGCCAAAGTGCCTGTGGTGTTGGTGGCGATTCCTTATTTCACGGCAGGCGCGTTGATTGGCATGGTCAGCGAACATGAATTGTATGACGATTTGGCAAAACAGCACCAAATCCCCCTACTCAAAGGCGTGTGGGCTGATGTGTTGGGCGACAAATCCATGAAATCCGACCAAATTCACGGCAACGATGCAGGTTATCGTTATTTTGCCGAAAAAATGGCAGACTTTTTGAAAAAACAAGGTTTGAGATGA